The DNA region GGGGTCGCAGGCGTGGGCGCGGGCATGGGCCGAGGCGATGGCGTCAGCGGCATCCGGAGCGGCGACGGCGATGCCGCACGGGTTGGCGTGCTTGATGATCGCCACGGCGGGCTCGCTGAAGTCGAACGCGGCGCGCAGGGCCGCGTCGGCGTCCACGTAGTTGTTGTACGACATCTCCTTGCCGTGCAGGACGGAGGCCTGCGCGATGCCGCCGCCGTCGGGGGAAGCGTAGATGGCCGCGGCCTGATGCGAGTTCTCGCCGTAGCGGAGCGACTGCTTCCGGGTCCACGTGGCTCCGAGCCAGCCCGGGAATCCCGTGCCCTCATCGTCGGGGGCGACCACGTTGCCGATCCATGAGGCGACGTTCACGTCGTAGCTCGCGGTGTGGCGGAACGCCTCCGCACCGAGGGCCTGGCGCTGGGCCAGGGTGGTTCCCCCGGCCTCCAGTGCCGCTGCGACCAGAGGGTACCGGGCCGGATCGACCACGATCGCGACGTTGGCGTGGTTCTTGGCCGAGGCCCGCACCATGGCGGGCCCTCCGATGTCGATCTGCTCGACGATGTCGGAGGCCGGAGCGCCCGATGCGACGGTCTGGACGAACGGATACAGGTTGACGACGACCAGCTCGAACGGCGCGATCCCGAGTTCGAGCAGCTGCGCTTCGTGCGACTCCAGTCGCAGGTCGGCGAGGAGCCCGGCGTGCACGGCCGGATGCAGCGTCTTCACGCGGCCGTCGAGGGCCTCGGCGAAACCGGTGACGCTGGCGACGTCAGTCACCGCGAATCCGGCGTCGCGGATGGTCGACGCCGTCGATCCGGTGGAGACGATCTCGACGCCGGCTGCCGAGAGGGCACCCGCGAGCTCGAGGAGCCCGGTCTTGTCGCTCACCGAGATGAGCGCCCGACGGATCGGCACGACATCGCGGTCGCGGTACAGGCTGGGGTCGTGGCTGGGGCCGCTCATGATCGGGAGAGTTCCTTCAAATCGACGTGTCCGTTGGCGATGTCGAGTACGGCCTCGATGAGGAGGCGGCGCTCGACGGGCTTGATGCGATCGTGCAGAGACGACTCGGTGTCGCCCGCGAGGATCGGCACGCGCTCCTGCGCGATGATGGGGCCGCCGTCGACGCTGTTGTCGACGACGATGAGGCTGGCGCCGGTCTGGGTCGCACCGGCGGCCAGCGCGTCCCGCACTCCGTGGGCTCCGGGGAACTCCGGGAGGAACGCGGGGTGGGTGTTGATGAGGTTCGGCGAGAGTGCTGCGACGACGCGCGGAGGCAGCAGGCGCATCATGCCGCTCAGCACGACGAGGTCGGGGCCCCACGCCCGGATCTGCTCGAGCAGCGCATCGCCCCAGGTCTCCCGATCGGGGTAGACGGGGTAGGCCACTGTGAAGGTCGGGATGCCGTACTCCTCCCCCAGCGCGAGACCGGTGGCGTCACGGTCGGCACCGATCGCCACCACGCGTGCGGGGAACTCGGCATCCTGCGATGCCTCGAGCAGGGCGCGGAGGTTCGACCCCCCTCCGGAGATCAGAACGACGAGCGACAGCACGCAGTCGAGCCTACCGGAGCAGCGGATGTGCCCTCGACGCCGCTGTAGCCGCTCACCTGCGCACAGCTGGAGCACTCAGCTCCTGCGGCCCGACTCACTCCCGCTCGGCGACATCGAGCCGCGACTCGGAGTCGACCCGGCCGCCTGAGGAGCGCCGCCAGCCCGTCACGACGAGGACGAGCACGGCGGGAACGGCGATCTCAGCTGCGGCGATGAGGCCCACGGACCACGGATCGGGGCCGACGCTGGAGAGCCGCCCGGGGCCGATGGCTCCCCCCGACCACCACGCGAGGATCCCGAGCGCGAGTCCGGCCAGGACGCCGATGCCTGCGCCGACGGCGGCCAGCTCGAGCCTCGTCGCCGCGGCGGGCATCCGGCGGCTGGCGAGCCACCCCGCCAGGGCTCCGAGGGCGAGGGGCACGAGCAGACCGAGCACGCCGATCGCTGGCTCGCCCTGGGGGAGGGCGCCGAACACGGGGAGCCCGGGTACGGCTCCGAGCACGGTCCCACCCGGCGCGACGCTCGTTCCCGTGCCGATCAGGAAGCCGGGTCCGATGAGCCAGGCCGCGCTCCAGATGACCAGGTTGGGCAGCAGCGCCAGCTGGAGCAGGGTGATCGCGACGCCGCCGAGGATGCCAGCCTGCAGGCTCTCGTACAGGGCGGTGACCGTGGCGTAGTGGGTCACGAGCATGACCGCCACGACGACGGAGGCGGCACCGATGATGCCGGCCACGGCGAGCAGCGCACCCCTGAGCGCTGCGCCGATGCCGGTACGGAGAATCGACGGCCACTGCATGATCGCCGCCCGCGACCAGACGGCCGTGGCATCGCGCCGACCGACGGGGCCACGCTGCGACTCCCACTCCGATCCCGCCAGCATCGCGCCCACGTAGACCAGTGTCGGGAGCACGAAGGCCTGCACGGGCGCTGGCGTCGCTACGGACGTGGCGGCGCTGGCCGCGAGGAGAGCTGTGAGCAGGGCGAAAGTTCCGGCGGCGACCACCACTCCGAGCATCCTGTCGCCGCTGATGACTGCGCGCCGACCGACGCGCACGCCGCTCAGCACCGTGATCACGGCGAACCCGAGCAGGGCGATGGAGATCGAGAACGGCTCGGCTGCGCCGGGAAGCCCTGTGGTCGCGGCCACGGCCTCCGGCAGCCTGACCGTGAGATCGACCCCGTGCCCGAGCAGCCACAGATCGACCGACCCCCGCCAGAACGGCACCCAGTCCGACGCCATGCGCAGGGTCGTCGCCCACAGGATGGTGAGGGGCACCAGCGGGATCCCGATGCCGACGGCGACGACGACGAGCGCCTCGAGAGCGGCGATCAGTGCGGTGGTTATGCGGTTCATCCGTCAGGGACTCTACCCGCCGGATGCCCGCCGTCAGGCGACGACGACCGGGGTGTCTTCGTCGGAGTCCTCCGGAACCGACACGACGGGGCGCTGGAGGAGCTCGCTGATGCCGAGCACGACGATCGCGATCACCGCGGTCCAGATGATGACCCCTGGCGACAGCGGACGTGTGAAGAGCACGACAACGGCCGCGATCACCCCGACGGCGATCCGCACCAGCACCCGCTGGCGGTAGAGCCACTCTCCGAAGCGGCCGGTGGTCACTCCCCGTTCCTCTCCGGCGGAACGCACCCAGGCGACCCAACCGAGGAAGAGTCGGCGCAGGGCGACCGCGGGGCGATACGACGACGACAGCCATCCGACGACGGCGACAGTCACAGCGAGCACCGCGACGGCTGTGATCGTCGCCGAGATGTAGGTGAGGACCTGGTCGTAGATGGCTCCGGCCGCTGATGCCGACATGACGGCCGGGGCGAGGTTGGCTATGGCGACGATACGCCCGACGCCGAATCCGCCGGCCAGGAGGATCATGGCGACGGCGAGGCCGATGCTCGCCCAGAGCAGGGCGACCATGTGGCGCCGCGCGACGATCACGCCGGCGACGAGGAAGGCGAGCGCCACCCACGGCAGCCACGTTCCCAGTCCGACGGCGACGCCGTACAACGACTGGGCGAGGACAGCCTGATCCGACTGCGCGATGACGATGGTCCTGTCGATGGCCGGAATCTGGGCTGCGAACCCGATGCCCCGATTCACCAGGACCTTCTTGACCTGCTCGATGATCGGCCCCAACTGCACGCCGATCTGCCCCTTCGAGTCGATGCCGATCGCCGCGTTCTCGTCGCCGTTGAGCGTCGCGAGAACCTGCGTGTGGGTGACGGTGAGCGACTGCTTCCAGATCTCCGAGAACGCGTCGGACTCGACGAACCGGCTCACCGCATCCTGGATGAGCGATTGGATGCCGGCCGCAGCAGGGGCCCGCAACAGGTCGAGTGCTGCGGATGCCTTCGGGCCGAGGCCCAGCTCCTGTACTCCGTCGAAGAGGGAGTCGGTCAGTCCGTTGACATCGACCTTGTCGTTGATGGCCACGACCACTTCGTCGGCGACCAGTTTCTGGACTGCCGGGTCGTCGGCCAGCGGGGCGAATGTGGCCACGAAGGTCTCGGTGTTCGACAACTGGTTCTTCGCCCAGCTCGCGACGACCGCCGTGGGGGCGAGGATCAGCCCGATCACGATGAGGAAGGCCGAGAGCACGGCCCACCACCGGCTGGTGCGCGGACGACGACCGCCGCGCGGCGGAGCCGAAGGGCCATCGATCGGGGTGATCGGCAGGGTCTCGGCAGCAGTGCGGGCCGCCTCGAGCTCGGCTCGGAGAGCCGCGTTCTCCGCGGCGAGTGCCGCTTCGGCCTCGGCCTGCTCCCGCCGCAGTCGCTCGACCTCCAGAGCGAGCGTCGCCGCGGACTCCTCCCGCTGTCGCCTGAGTTCTTCGGATTCGGCGTCGTCCGATCCCGCGATCTCCTGGCGACTCAGACGCAACTCCGCGTTCTCGGCCGCGAGCAGTTCGAGCTGACGTTGCAGCTCCGCATTCGTCAACCGAGCCATCGGCCCCACCTCTCGTCGTGTGCGATCACAGTATCGCCATGCTCACGAGCACGACAGGTGTGACGCGAAAACGACGCGGGAACGCGAAAATGGGGCCCACCATTTCGGTGGGCCCCATGTCGTGCAGCGTCGACTACAGCGCGGCCAGCACCTCGCGCATGAGGCGTGCGGTCTCGCTCGGCGTCTTGCCGACCTTGACGCCGGCGGCCTCGAGGGCCTCCTGCTTGGCCTGGGCGGTTCCCGCCGAGCCCGACACGATGGCGCCTGCGTGGCCCATGGTCTTGCCCTCGGGAGCCGTGAAGCCGGCGACGTAGCCCACGACGGGCTTCGTGACGTTGGCCTTGATGAAGTCGGCCGCGCGCTCCTCGGCGTCGCCGCCGATCTCGCCGATCATCACGATGGCCTTGGTCTCGGGGTCGGCCTCGAACGCCGCGAGGGCGTCGATGTGCGTCGTTCCGATGATGGGGTCACCGCCGATGCCGATGGCGGTCGAGAAGCCGAGGTCGCGCAGCTCGTACATCATCTGGTACGTCAGGGTGCCGGACTTCGACACCAGGCCGATGGGGCCCTTGCCGGTGATCGTGGCTGGCGTGATGCCGACGAGCGACTCACCGGGCGTGATGATGCCGGGGCAGTTCGGGCCGATGATGCGGGTCTTGTTGCCCTTCTCCTGCGCGTAGGCCCAGAACTCGGCCGAGTCCTGGACGGGAACACCCTCGGTGATGATGACGAGCAGGGGGATCTCGGCATCGATGGCCTCGATCACGGCGTCCTTGGTGAAGGCCGGCGGAACGAACGCGATCGAGACATCGGCGCCCGTGGTGGCGACAGCCTCGGCGACGGTTCCGAACACCGGCAGCTCCACGTCGCCGTGGGTGACCGTGGTGCCGGCCTTGCGGGCGTTGACGCCGCCGACGACCTGGGTTCCGGCCTTCAGCATGAGGGCAGTGTGCTTGGTGCCCTCGCCGCCGGTGATGCCCTGGACGATGACCTTGGAGTCCTTGTTGAGGAAGATCGACATGTCTTTGAATCCTGTCCTTGTCCGTGGCCTACGCGGCGGCGTTCGCGAGCTCGGCGGCCTTGTCGGCGCCCTCGTCCATGGTGGCGGCGAGGGTGACGAGCGGGTGGTTGTAGTCGGTGAGGATGCGGCGACCCTCCACGACGTTGTTGCCGTCCAGGCGCACGACGAGCGGCTTGTTGGCGTGCTCGCCGAGCGTCTCGAGGGCTCCGACGATGCCGTTGGCCACGGCGTCGCAGGCGGTGATGCCGCCGAAGACGTTCACGAAGACGCTCTTGACCTGCTCGTCGCCGAGAATGACGTCGAGGCCGGCTGCCATGACGGCCGCGGATGCTCCACCGCCGATGTCGAGGAAGTTGGCCGGCTTCACGCCGCCGTGGTTCTCACCGGCGTAGGCGACGACGTCGAGGGTCGACATGACGAGTCCGGCACCGTTTCCGATCACACCGACCTGTCCGTCGAGCTTGACGTAGTTGAGGTCCGATTCCTTGGCCTTCGCCTCGAGCGGGTCCGCTGCGGCGGCATCCTCGAGCTCGGCGTGGTTCGGGTGACGGAAGTCGGCGTTCTCGTCGAGGGTGACCTTGCCGTCGAGGGCGATGATGTCGCCCTCCTCGGTGAGCACGAGCGGGTTCACCTCGACCAGGGTCGCGTCCTCGCCGGTGTAGACCTCGTAGAGCTTGACGAAGACGGGGGCGACCTTGTCGACGAGCTCGGCCGGGAACTTCGCGGCGACGGCGATCTCCTTGGCGGTCTCGAGGTCGAGGCCGGTGCCCGGGTTCACCTCGATGCGCGCGAGTGCCTCCGGCTTCTCGACGGCGAGCTGCTCGATCTCCATGCCGCCCTCGAAGCTCGTGAGCGAGAGGTAGGAACGGTTGGCCCGGTCGAGCAGCACGGAGAAGTAGTACTCCTGCGCGATGCGCGCGCCGCCGGCGACCATGACGCGGTTGACGACGTGTCCCTTGATGTCGAGACCGAGGATGGCCTGCGCGGCCTCGTAGGCCTCGTCGGGGTTCTTGGCCACCTTGACGCCGCCGGCCTTGCCGCGGCCACCGACCTTGACCTGCGCCTTGACGACGACGACGCCGCCCAGCTTCTCTGCCGCAGCCCGCACCTCATCAGCGGTGTCCGCGACGATGCCCGGAAGGACCGGGACTCCGTACTGTTCGAACAGGTCTCTGGCCTGGTACTCGTAAAGATCCACGTGCGTGACTTCCAATCCGCATTGAGCGCGCGGCGCTGGCTTTTCAGGGGATGTGTTCCGTGGCCCGAGTCCGCGCGATTACCTCGACATCAAGACAGTTCCGGGCCATCTGAAAGCCTACCCCTCTCCTTCGGGTGGCCAGAACGCGCCGGAGGGGGCTGGCTTTCGCCGCGGGGGCGATGCTTGCATGGCAGACATGCACTCTCCGACGGCACGCATCGGGATCTCCGGGTGGGTGTACGCGCCGTGGCGCGGCGTGTTCTACCCCAAGGGCACCATCCAGAGGGCGGAGCTCGCCTACGCGTCCCGTCACGTGACGTCGATCGAGATCAACGGGTCCTTCTACTCCCTGCAGCGGCCGTCGAGCTGGGCGCGCTGGCGTGATGAGACCCCCGATGACTTCCTGTTCTCCGTGAAGGGTCCGCGACTCGTCACCCACATCCGTCGCCTCAGCGGGGTGGAGACCCTACTCGCCAACTTCTTCGCCTCCGGGCTGCTCACCCTCGGCGGGAAGCTGGGACCGGTCCTGTGGCAGCTGCCGCCCACCCTCGAGTTCGATGAGCACCTCCTCGACGCCTTCCTCCGGCTCCTCCCCCGCACGACGACGGATGCCGCAAGCCTGGCCGCGGCGCACGACGAACGACTCGACGGGCGCAGCGCCTTCGATCTGGTGGAGCACCGTCCGCTGCGCCATGCCGTCGAGGTGCGCCATCCCTCGTTCAGGAAGGATGCCTGGCCAGAGCTTCTGCGGCGTCACGGCGTGGCATCCGTCACCGCCGACACGGCCGGAAAGTGGCCGGTCATCGACGAGACGACGGCCGACTTCGGCTACGCCAGGCTGCACGGGGACAAGGTCCTCTACGAGAGCGGCTACGACGAGGCCGGGCTCGACCGCTGGGAGGCCTGGTGCCGTGCCCACCTCTCCGCAGGACGGGACGTGCATGTGTACTTCGACAACGACATCAAGGTGCGGGCTCCCTTCGACGCCATGGCGCTGATCGCCCGGCTTCGGGGCTGACCCTCTGTCGCCGGGGATGGCGCGCGCAGTACGGTCGCGAGCATCCACGTGCGAAAGGCGGATCCCATGGCGACCAATGCGAGCGGCGGCGAACCGGTCCTCGAGCTCCGGATCCACGGAGTGAACAACATGCCGCCACACGAGCTGCTCGACCTGCCACCCGATCAGGTCGAGTTCGCCATGGGAGACAAGCTCGGTAGTTTCTGGCATCCGACCGCCGAATCGCTCGACAAGGGACGCGCGCAACAGGAGCTGGGTGAAGGCACTCGCGGCGTCGTGGACGCCGTCGAATCGCCCAGGGGCAGCGTTCCGGAAGGAATCCACCGCGAGGCGTATTCCTGGGGCGGCATGGTGCGCACGGTCCCGCCGGGAACCGGCATCGGCGGTGCGATCGTCGCGGCGATCGGCCGGGCCTGCTGGACGGCGGTGCTGCCGTTCAGCATCGCGAACGCCGCGATCTGGAGCTGGAACCTGCCGCGCTCCGGTACGCGCATCCGGTTCCGGTCCGGACTGATCAGGGTCTTCTGCGTGGTGCTCACGACACTGCTCATCCTGGCCTTCTCCACCGTGGCACTCGACCTCATCGCCATGCAGTGCTACGGCGGTCGTCGCCTCACCTGCACGGCGCTGCCCGAACAGTTCGAGGCCTTCGCGCGCTGGTCGCCCGGCCGTCGAATCGCACTCTTCTCGCTCGTGCCCGTCGCGGCGCTGTTCGCCGTCTTCGCGACCTCGACGCTCGCCCGGCTGCGCTACAACGTGGCCGGACGCATCATCAAGGGAGCGCCGGCCACCGAGGAGCCCGTGCTGCTCGCCCAGCCGCGATTCTGGCAGTCGCGCACCGAGACCTCGCGCCTCACCTCGATGCACCTGGCCGCCGGAATCGCGATGTGCGCCCTGCTGTGCGGGCTGGCGCTGGCGAGCGGCACGCAGGTGGTTCTGGGCATCGGAGTCTGCGTCGCCGCGACCATCGTCATGGTCGCAGCCGTCGCACTCGCCTATCGCACCGACACGATGCCCTTCGAGCAGTTGGAGGAGCGCAACTCCCTGCCGACGCTCACCCTGACCCTGGCCTTCCTCGTGCTGGCGGTCGCGACAGGCGCCCTCTCCCTCATTCCGGGGATGGACATCAACGGCTACACGATGCGCATCGCCTTCAACTGGGTGCTCGTCTCCACCGTTCTGTTCGCGGTGCTCCTCATCACGACGACGCTGTTCTTCCCGGCACCCGACCGGAAGCATCGTGCGTGGGGCGGCATGGCCCCAGCCGTCTTCATGACGATGGGGTTGGTCATCGGCCTCGCTCTCTCCAGCATCGTCAACGTCGTGGTGGGCGACTGGCTCAACGGCGACAAACCGCCCAGCGCGTTGGGAGGCGGACGCCGACTGGCAGCGGCGTACGCATCGTGCACCGGCACGGGCTGTGTCCCTGGCGACCCTTCCCTGCGCCTGGGAGCCTTCTACCCCTGGTACCTCGGCGTGCTCCTGGCCTTCCTGATCGTGGCCCTGCTGATCGTGGCCATCGCCCTCATCCGCCGCCGGGACGTACGGCCACGCATCGGTGCGTTCTGGGACGAGGCGTCGAAGGAGCCTCCGGTCGCCGATGGCACTCCGCGGGGCGACCTGCGCGCGCTGCTGGCCGACGAGGTTCGGCGCAAGCGTGCCGCCGCGGCGCGCTACCACCTCGTCGAGCCCATCCTCGGCGTGCTCTGTCTTGCTGCGATGGCGGCGACCGTCGTCACGCTGATCACGGCGTTCTCCTCGTTGAACCAGCCGTTCGTCGAAGCGCTGCTGGAACCCGAACCCTTCTCGACCGCGTCGATCCTGGCGGCTCGGTGGATGGACTTCTCCCTCATCGTCTGGGGAGCCATCGGGCTCGCCGTGGTGGGCGGCCTCGTCCTCGGCGGGTCGAAGGTGGTGCGCCCCCTCGGGCTCGTCTGGGATCTCGCCTGCTTCCTGCCGCGGGCCGGCCACCCCCTCGGGGCTCCCTGCTACACGGAGCGGGCGGTTCCCGAGGTGGCTCGGCGACTCAGCTGGTGGCTCGACCTGCCACCGGCGAAAGGGCAGGAGCGCTCGGCGATCGTCACCGCCCACAGCATGGGAGGCGTCGTGGCGGTCTCATCGCTGTTCGCCCTCGCCACCCACCCGAAGTGGTTGAGCGACTATCAGGGACGCGTGTCGCTGCTCACCTTCGGAATCCAGCTGCGCCCGTACTTCGGACGGTTCTGGCCGGAGATCCTCGGGCCGGAGGTCATCGGCGGCGAGCCGTGCCGGGCACCCCAGTTGCGCGCGCGTGATCCCTGGGCATCGGATCGGAAACACGTTCTCGCCGAGCAGGAGGCTGCCGCGGCGGCCAAGATCTCCGACCGGCCGTCCCCCGGAGTCGTCCCCGTCGCCGAGTGGATCAGCCTGTGGCGCGCCACCGACTTCCTCGGCTTCCCGTCCTGGTCGACCACGCCGAACGACCGCGACGTCTATGCAGAGGAGGTGGATGCCAGCGGCTACGTCGGCGCCGTCGATGCCCACAGCTGGTACCCGCGCACGCCGTCCTACCGGCGGGCGCTGGGACGACTCGCCGGCCTGCCCGACCGTCAGCCGGGCCGTCCGTAGGCCCGGCGACCGGCCGGCCTGCCGGGCGGCCGCCGCCGCATTATGCACCGCCGGAGCAGGCCCGATGCGCGCAGGCAGGCCGAATGGGCCTGCATCCGTGCCTGATCGACGATCCGGCCTGCTCGCGCTGGTGACGTCAGGTGCCGGCAGCCGAGCGGGACCGGCGGGTGGCGAGACGGGCGGCGAGGACGGTGAGCAGGCCGATCGTCGCGCCGAGGGTCGTGGCGATCACGCGATCGAGCAGCAGGCCCGGCACCGGCGCCGTCGACGCGAGGTGCGAGATCGAGAGTGCGAGGGGCGTCACGAAGACGAGTGCCGCGCCGTAGTGGCGGCCGATCAGGATCTCCGCCGCGAACTGGCAGAACGCGATGACGAGCACGATCAGCACGGCAGGCGGATCCGGCAGCAACACGACCGCCGAGACGCCGACACCGACCACGGTGCCGATGATGCGGTGCACCGATCTGGAAGCCGAGTGCGGTGCACGCGGCGGCGGCACCACCGCGACGACGCTGACGACGGCCCAGGTCGGGTGGCCGACACCGGCCGCCAGGGCGATGGCACCGGCAGCCGCCGAGCCGACGAGCAGTTGTGCGATGTTGA from Leifsonia sp. Root1293 includes:
- the purH gene encoding bifunctional phosphoribosylaminoimidazolecarboxamide formyltransferase/IMP cyclohydrolase, producing MSGPSHDPSLYRDRDVVPIRRALISVSDKTGLLELAGALSAAGVEIVSTGSTASTIRDAGFAVTDVASVTGFAEALDGRVKTLHPAVHAGLLADLRLESHEAQLLELGIAPFELVVVNLYPFVQTVASGAPASDIVEQIDIGGPAMVRASAKNHANVAIVVDPARYPLVAAALEAGGTTLAQRQALGAEAFRHTASYDVNVASWIGNVVAPDDEGTGFPGWLGATWTRKQSLRYGENSHQAAAIYASPDGGGIAQASVLHGKEMSYNNYVDADAALRAAFDFSEPAVAIIKHANPCGIAVAAPDAADAIASAHARAHACDPVSAFGGVIAANRVVTRAMAETVAGIFTEVLIAPGFEPEALELLTAKKNIRLLELPADYARSGTELRQISGGLLVQQADAHFAPFEEWTLAAGDPVDDATRADLEFAWRACRAVKSNAILLAVGGASVGVGMGQVNRVDSCQLAVTRAGDRAAGSVAASDAFFPFADGAQILIDAGVKAIVQPGGSIRDDEVIAAAAAAGVAMYFTGERHFFH
- the purN gene encoding phosphoribosylglycinamide formyltransferase, with the translated sequence MLSLVVLISGGGSNLRALLEASQDAEFPARVVAIGADRDATGLALGEEYGIPTFTVAYPVYPDRETWGDALLEQIRAWGPDLVVLSGMMRLLPPRVVAALSPNLINTHPAFLPEFPGAHGVRDALAAGATQTGASLIVVDNSVDGGPIIAQERVPILAGDTESSLHDRIKPVERRLLIEAVLDIANGHVDLKELSRS
- a CDS encoding cell division protein PerM, which translates into the protein MNRITTALIAALEALVVVAVGIGIPLVPLTILWATTLRMASDWVPFWRGSVDLWLLGHGVDLTVRLPEAVAATTGLPGAAEPFSISIALLGFAVITVLSGVRVGRRAVISGDRMLGVVVAAGTFALLTALLAASAATSVATPAPVQAFVLPTLVYVGAMLAGSEWESQRGPVGRRDATAVWSRAAIMQWPSILRTGIGAALRGALLAVAGIIGAASVVVAVMLVTHYATVTALYESLQAGILGGVAITLLQLALLPNLVIWSAAWLIGPGFLIGTGTSVAPGGTVLGAVPGLPVFGALPQGEPAIGVLGLLVPLALGALAGWLASRRMPAAATRLELAAVGAGIGVLAGLALGILAWWSGGAIGPGRLSSVGPDPWSVGLIAAAEIAVPAVLVLVVTGWRRSSGGRVDSESRLDVAERE
- the sucD gene encoding succinate--CoA ligase subunit alpha yields the protein MSIFLNKDSKVIVQGITGGEGTKHTALMLKAGTQVVGGVNARKAGTTVTHGDVELPVFGTVAEAVATTGADVSIAFVPPAFTKDAVIEAIDAEIPLLVIITEGVPVQDSAEFWAYAQEKGNKTRIIGPNCPGIITPGESLVGITPATITGKGPIGLVSKSGTLTYQMMYELRDLGFSTAIGIGGDPIIGTTHIDALAAFEADPETKAIVMIGEIGGDAEERAADFIKANVTKPVVGYVAGFTAPEGKTMGHAGAIVSGSAGTAQAKQEALEAAGVKVGKTPSETARLMREVLAAL
- the sucC gene encoding ADP-forming succinate--CoA ligase subunit beta — encoded protein: MDLYEYQARDLFEQYGVPVLPGIVADTADEVRAAAEKLGGVVVVKAQVKVGGRGKAGGVKVAKNPDEAYEAAQAILGLDIKGHVVNRVMVAGGARIAQEYYFSVLLDRANRSYLSLTSFEGGMEIEQLAVEKPEALARIEVNPGTGLDLETAKEIAVAAKFPAELVDKVAPVFVKLYEVYTGEDATLVEVNPLVLTEEGDIIALDGKVTLDENADFRHPNHAELEDAAAADPLEAKAKESDLNYVKLDGQVGVIGNGAGLVMSTLDVVAYAGENHGGVKPANFLDIGGGASAAVMAAGLDVILGDEQVKSVFVNVFGGITACDAVANGIVGALETLGEHANKPLVVRLDGNNVVEGRRILTDYNHPLVTLAATMDEGADKAAELANAAA
- a CDS encoding DUF72 domain-containing protein, whose translation is MADMHSPTARIGISGWVYAPWRGVFYPKGTIQRAELAYASRHVTSIEINGSFYSLQRPSSWARWRDETPDDFLFSVKGPRLVTHIRRLSGVETLLANFFASGLLTLGGKLGPVLWQLPPTLEFDEHLLDAFLRLLPRTTTDAASLAAAHDERLDGRSAFDLVEHRPLRHAVEVRHPSFRKDAWPELLRRHGVASVTADTAGKWPVIDETTADFGYARLHGDKVLYESGYDEAGLDRWEAWCRAHLSAGRDVHVYFDNDIKVRAPFDAMALIARLRG